The Hymenobacter sp. GOD-10R genome includes a window with the following:
- a CDS encoding contractile injection system tape measure protein: MPSTSPHIINRLVLRLHLADTTDSREVQQRAEQELQSRRLFSSLDEVLSELGSPDEWITLERVVVALGPLQSALLERQLTERLPDMLRPAMADAVATARSQGAVRTKDALDFESFVYFLRNGVLPAYSYVLPVLRQWEPQLVALVGNLSSDQQASLRQALTSANARQRLMTQFSVLLWLAVGTALEPAVATQLRQLAELLLQMRHLPYDEAAVPLDSLMWEKIMQRLSYALPTNWPLVIKQITAVNKAAESRQLETARNLLAELLSGENLLASVTHRDAEEELASDVHFVENAGVVLLHPFLAVCFEACGWLTDGTFRNETVQMQAVRLIHFLATGNSQAAEYELLVPKLLCGMPAHQPQNARVRLPRQARVEGLALLNAAIEHWQALKNTSPAGLREGFLQRDGKLERSADGRWTLTVEQKAQDLLLDQLPYGWGLGVVQLPWMPQRLMINWG; encoded by the coding sequence ATGCCTTCGACTAGTCCGCACATAATCAATCGCTTGGTTCTGCGTCTGCACCTTGCAGATACTACGGATAGTCGTGAGGTGCAGCAGCGGGCCGAGCAGGAGCTGCAAAGCCGCCGCTTGTTCTCGTCCCTAGACGAGGTGCTGTCTGAGCTAGGTTCGCCGGACGAGTGGATAACCTTGGAACGAGTAGTGGTAGCCCTGGGTCCCTTGCAAAGCGCGTTGTTGGAGCGCCAGCTGACCGAGCGCCTACCTGACATGTTGCGGCCCGCAATGGCCGATGCGGTAGCAACAGCGCGCAGCCAAGGCGCCGTTCGTACCAAGGATGCGCTTGATTTTGAGTCGTTTGTTTACTTCCTAAGAAATGGGGTACTACCCGCTTACAGCTATGTGTTACCCGTACTGCGGCAATGGGAACCGCAACTGGTAGCGTTGGTTGGGAACCTCAGCAGTGACCAGCAAGCTAGCCTCCGACAAGCACTGACCAGCGCAAATGCCCGCCAGCGTCTGATGACTCAGTTCTCAGTGTTGCTATGGCTGGCCGTTGGAACGGCACTAGAACCCGCTGTCGCAACTCAGCTGCGGCAGTTAGCTGAGCTGTTGCTACAAATGCGGCATCTGCCATACGATGAGGCCGCGGTGCCTTTGGATAGCCTCATGTGGGAGAAGATAATGCAGCGGCTCAGCTATGCATTGCCTACCAACTGGCCTTTGGTAATCAAGCAGATAACAGCCGTGAATAAAGCGGCAGAATCGCGGCAGTTGGAAACCGCACGGAATCTGTTGGCGGAGCTACTGAGTGGCGAAAATCTGTTGGCGTCCGTCACACACCGCGATGCGGAAGAGGAGCTAGCCAGCGACGTTCATTTTGTGGAAAATGCCGGGGTCGTGCTGCTGCATCCTTTCTTGGCGGTTTGCTTCGAAGCATGTGGTTGGCTGACTGATGGAACATTTCGCAACGAGACAGTGCAAATGCAGGCCGTGCGGTTGATTCATTTTCTGGCTACCGGCAACAGCCAAGCAGCTGAGTACGAACTGTTAGTGCCCAAGCTACTGTGCGGCATGCCGGCGCATCAGCCGCAAAATGCCCGTGTGCGCCTCCCCAGGCAGGCCCGCGTAGAAGGGTTGGCGCTGTTGAATGCTGCGATTGAACACTGGCAGGCACTAAAAAACACTTCGCCGGCGGGCTTGCGTGAAGGCTTTCTGCAGCGTGATGGCAAACTGGAGCGTTCCGCCGATGGCCGTTGGACCCTAACCGTCGAGCAGAAAGCCCAGGATCTGTTGCTCGATCAGCTGCCCTACGGCTGGGGCCTAGGGGTGGTGCAACTGCCTTGGATGCCACAGCGGCTAATGATAAACTGGGGGTAA
- a CDS encoding ATP-binding protein codes for MTNLIRLLSYLRDVTAWRLRAPAGVTTVPPPGPPTFSLEEDTAFTGFIAQTQPNQLELLYLGLALVPHLQPGFFDELIREQLPDGGEWPELGGVRGTNHRGLLPTGETALFLLAGTDLEKRLEFLDLFNPDHFFARQKILTLEEVKPGEPRLSGRLMLAPEYVELFTLNRISRLTLGASFPAQHLTTELEWTDLVLPPGTLAQIRDLENWVQHNETLRGEWGMKARLKPGYRALFYGPPGTGKTMTASLLGKYTSREVFRIDLSLVVSKYIGETEKNLASLFDKAQSRNWILFFDEADALFGKRTETRDAHDRYANQEVSFLLQKIEEFDGLVILASNLKSNLDPAFTRRFQAMIHFPLPSVAERLQLWQNTLPPHVPLAADVMLETLAARYELSGAAILNIVQFAALRALAREQQLLTLEDVMDGIRLEYQKEGKLL; via the coding sequence ATGACCAACCTAATTCGCCTGCTTTCCTACTTGCGCGATGTTACCGCTTGGCGCCTGCGTGCCCCGGCGGGCGTTACGACGGTGCCCCCGCCGGGGCCACCAACTTTCAGCCTAGAGGAAGACACGGCCTTTACTGGTTTTATAGCTCAAACGCAGCCTAATCAGCTCGAACTTTTGTACCTAGGGTTGGCCTTGGTACCTCACTTACAACCGGGCTTCTTCGATGAGCTTATCAGGGAGCAGTTGCCCGACGGCGGTGAGTGGCCCGAGCTAGGTGGTGTGCGCGGTACCAATCACCGGGGCCTGCTACCTACCGGCGAAACCGCGCTGTTTTTGCTGGCCGGCACCGACCTGGAAAAGCGTCTGGAGTTTCTGGACCTGTTTAATCCTGACCATTTCTTTGCCCGTCAAAAAATACTGACGCTCGAGGAGGTGAAGCCCGGCGAGCCGCGCCTGAGTGGCCGGCTGATGCTGGCTCCTGAATACGTGGAGCTATTCACCCTCAACCGCATTTCCAGGCTCACGCTTGGTGCTAGCTTTCCGGCGCAACACCTCACCACGGAGCTAGAATGGACAGACTTAGTGCTGCCGCCCGGCACCCTAGCGCAAATCCGCGACCTGGAAAACTGGGTGCAGCACAACGAGACGCTACGAGGCGAGTGGGGCATGAAGGCCCGGCTGAAACCCGGCTACCGGGCCTTGTTCTACGGTCCGCCCGGTACGGGCAAGACCATGACGGCCAGCCTGCTCGGTAAGTACACCAGCCGTGAGGTATTCCGCATTGATCTTTCGCTAGTGGTGTCCAAATACATCGGCGAGACGGAAAAGAACCTAGCTAGCTTGTTCGATAAAGCGCAGTCGAGAAACTGGATTCTCTTCTTTGATGAGGCCGATGCCCTGTTTGGCAAGCGCACCGAAACCCGTGATGCCCACGACCGCTACGCCAATCAGGAAGTATCCTTTCTACTCCAGAAAATTGAAGAATTTGATGGCCTTGTGATTCTCGCCTCCAACCTGAAGAGCAACCTAGACCCTGCCTTCACCCGGCGCTTTCAGGCCATGATTCACTTCCCGCTGCCGAGCGTAGCCGAACGCTTGCAGCTATGGCAGAATACCTTACCGCCCCATGTGCCACTCGCCGCAGATGTAATGCTGGAGACCTTGGCGGCGCGCTACGAGCTGTCGGGCGCAGCCATCCTGAATATTGTGCAGTTTGCCGCGTTGCGGGCACTAGCGCGGGAGCAGCAGTTGCTTACGCTGGAGGACGTAATGGACGGCATCCGGCTGGAGTACCAGAAGGAGGGCAAGCTGCTGTAG
- a CDS encoding ankyrin repeat domain-containing protein, which produces MSFYSARPEDLFFDAARKGDVAYLQELLGAGVDVNVQDGRGFTALILASYDGHLEATKHLLEAGADPNIQDVTGNVALMGVSFKGYPEIANLLIQHGADLDARNGNEGTALMFATLFGRNNLVKILVEAGADQTLRDRRGLSAYDLAIQQGNEEALQYLHAG; this is translated from the coding sequence ATGTCTTTTTACTCTGCCCGACCTGAAGACCTGTTTTTTGATGCCGCCCGCAAGGGAGATGTGGCCTACCTCCAAGAGTTGCTCGGCGCCGGCGTGGACGTGAACGTGCAGGATGGCCGTGGCTTTACTGCCCTCATCCTAGCTAGCTACGACGGCCACCTAGAAGCCACCAAGCACTTGTTGGAAGCCGGTGCTGACCCGAATATCCAAGACGTGACCGGTAACGTGGCGCTCATGGGCGTGTCCTTCAAAGGGTACCCAGAAATTGCCAACCTGCTAATTCAACACGGCGCCGACCTGGACGCACGGAACGGCAACGAAGGCACGGCGCTCATGTTTGCCACGCTGTTTGGCCGCAATAATTTGGTGAAAATATTGGTGGAGGCTGGCGCCGATCAAACCCTGCGCGACCGCCGCGGCTTATCAGCCTACGACCTAGCTATTCAGCAGGGCAACGAAGAAGCTTTGCAGTATCTCCACGCTGGATAG
- a CDS encoding family 1 glycosylhydrolase: protein MVPHFLFATGIENSYPTIQGGKVRMDEMEKCGHYKHWKKDFDLVQELGICFLRYGPPIHTTWLGPDRYDWSFADETFQDLRQRDIVPIVDLCHFGVPDWLGNFQNPDFPAQFARYARAFAQRFPWVQLYTPVNEMYICAEFSALYGWWNEQLKSDQAFVTALKYIVKANVLAMQVIAEVRPDALFVQSESSEYFHAENPAAIKPAELMNAKRFLSLDLNYGRRVDSEMYEYLLDNGMTRDEYHFFLENKMKHQCIMGNDYYKTNEHRVLADGSTRASGEIFGYYAITRQYHDRYHLPVMHTETNLWQGPCGDEAVNWLWKEWANVLRVRNDGVPIVGFTWYSLTDQVDWDSALRENNGNVNPLGLYDLDRNIRPVGEAYKQLIQDWREVLPAQSVCLQVPIVVPSETDQPWAKKQRERAKRVRTNRKSVEANQTTV from the coding sequence ATGGTACCCCACTTCCTCTTTGCTACCGGCATCGAAAACAGTTACCCAACCATCCAAGGCGGCAAAGTTCGGATGGATGAGATGGAAAAATGCGGCCACTACAAACACTGGAAAAAGGACTTCGACCTGGTGCAGGAGCTAGGTATCTGCTTTTTGCGCTACGGCCCGCCCATCCATACCACTTGGCTCGGACCCGATCGGTATGATTGGTCTTTCGCCGACGAAACCTTCCAGGATCTGCGGCAGCGCGACATTGTGCCCATCGTCGACCTGTGCCACTTTGGGGTACCCGACTGGCTGGGGAACTTCCAGAACCCTGACTTTCCGGCGCAGTTTGCCCGCTACGCTCGCGCGTTTGCCCAGCGGTTTCCGTGGGTGCAACTGTACACGCCGGTAAACGAAATGTACATCTGCGCGGAATTTTCGGCGCTGTATGGCTGGTGGAATGAGCAGCTAAAATCGGATCAGGCCTTCGTGACGGCGCTTAAGTACATCGTGAAAGCCAACGTGCTAGCCATGCAGGTCATTGCCGAGGTGCGCCCCGATGCGTTGTTCGTGCAGAGCGAATCGTCGGAGTACTTCCACGCCGAAAACCCCGCCGCCATTAAGCCCGCCGAGCTGATGAACGCCAAACGGTTTCTGTCGCTGGACCTAAACTACGGCCGCCGCGTCGACTCCGAGATGTACGAGTACCTGCTGGACAACGGCATGACCCGCGACGAGTACCACTTCTTCTTGGAAAACAAGATGAAGCACCAGTGCATCATGGGCAACGACTACTACAAAACCAACGAGCACCGCGTGCTAGCCGATGGCAGCACCCGCGCCTCGGGCGAAATATTTGGTTACTACGCCATTACCCGCCAGTACCACGACCGCTACCACCTGCCCGTGATGCACACCGAAACCAACCTGTGGCAAGGACCCTGCGGCGACGAGGCCGTGAACTGGCTGTGGAAGGAGTGGGCCAACGTGCTGCGCGTGCGCAACGACGGTGTGCCAATTGTGGGCTTCACCTGGTATTCCCTCACCGACCAAGTTGATTGGGACTCGGCGCTGCGCGAGAACAACGGCAACGTAAACCCCCTAGGTCTCTACGACCTCGACCGCAACATCCGCCCCGTGGGCGAGGCTTATAAGCAGCTGATTCAGGATTGGCGCGAGGTGCTACCGGCCCAAAGCGTGTGTCTGCAAGTGCCCATCGTAGTGCCCAGCGAAACCGACCAGCCCTGGGCCAAAAAGCAGCGCGAGCGTGCCAAGCGGGTCCGGACAAACCGAAAATCAGTGGAGGCCAACCAAACCACGGTGTAG
- a CDS encoding SDR family NAD(P)-dependent oxidoreductase: protein MRFQDKVVLVTGGASGIGLATAKRFASEGARVVIIDLKQENIDKALPEIKAAGAPDVWSCACDVSDEKRVEVAVQGTLAKFNRLDVVVNNAGLMQFKALEELTGEDWLRVLNVDLLGTFYFTKQAFLHMKPGGTIVNVSSIHAIETSPLVAPYAAAKAAVLSLTRSASLEGKPKGIRINAVLPGAIDTPMLWENPNIKSGVEKIDRADVGKAEDIAATIAYLASDDAAFVQGAEVRVDGGRLDQL from the coding sequence ATGAGATTTCAAGACAAAGTTGTCCTCGTAACCGGCGGTGCCAGTGGCATTGGCTTGGCAACGGCCAAACGCTTCGCCTCCGAAGGAGCCCGCGTTGTCATCATCGATTTGAAGCAGGAAAACATCGACAAAGCTCTGCCCGAGATAAAAGCCGCCGGTGCGCCCGATGTGTGGAGCTGTGCCTGTGATGTATCGGACGAAAAGCGAGTGGAAGTGGCCGTGCAGGGCACCCTAGCTAAATTTAATCGCCTCGATGTGGTAGTGAATAATGCCGGCCTAATGCAGTTCAAAGCCTTGGAAGAGCTAACTGGCGAAGACTGGCTCCGCGTGCTGAACGTAGACTTGCTCGGTACTTTCTACTTCACCAAGCAGGCGTTCTTGCACATGAAGCCCGGCGGCACCATCGTTAACGTGTCGAGCATTCACGCCATCGAAACGAGCCCGCTGGTAGCGCCTTACGCTGCCGCCAAAGCAGCGGTGTTGTCGCTCACACGTTCCGCGTCGCTTGAAGGCAAGCCCAAGGGAATCCGCATCAACGCCGTGCTGCCCGGCGCCATCGATACGCCCATGCTCTGGGAAAACCCCAACATTAAGAGTGGCGTGGAAAAAATCGACCGTGCCGATGTGGGTAAAGCCGAAGACATTGCCGCCACCATCGCCTACCTAGCTTCCGACGATGCTGCTTTCGTGCAAGGCGCGGAAGTACGCGTCGATGGCGGACGGTTGGATCAGCTGTAA
- a CDS encoding ABA4-like family protein — translation MTFTPSTLFQYANQAALLGWLLLLVAPRWRFTQRLIVSGAWSLGLAVVYTVVILSHYLGGHASEGGFGSLTEVAALFRDPWALLAGWVHYLCFDLAVGAWASRDAQQRGVPHLLLVPALLLTFLFGPVGFLLYHVVRRWYAVPQVASAL, via the coding sequence ATGACCTTCACCCCAAGCACGCTGTTTCAGTACGCCAACCAAGCGGCCCTACTCGGCTGGCTCTTATTGCTGGTGGCGCCGCGCTGGCGCTTTACCCAACGACTAATCGTCAGCGGCGCTTGGTCGCTGGGGCTGGCGGTGGTATACACCGTCGTGATTCTGAGCCACTACCTAGGTGGGCACGCCAGCGAAGGAGGCTTTGGCTCCCTCACGGAAGTAGCGGCTCTGTTCCGCGACCCGTGGGCGCTGTTGGCCGGCTGGGTACACTACCTCTGCTTTGACCTAGCGGTGGGCGCTTGGGCTAGCCGCGACGCCCAGCAACGCGGAGTGCCTCACCTGCTGCTGGTGCCGGCGCTGCTGCTCACGTTTCTATTTGGCCCCGTCGGCTTTTTGCTCTACCACGTGGTGCGCCGCTGGTATGCCGTGCCCCAAGTAGCTTCTGCCCTCTGA
- a CDS encoding endopeptidase — MDTLLQDKEPVTIPSVGKPMNGHTPVSNLSEEATQEAAQAPAGRALPSSPPAEGTNPQTIQPGKDGVEAVSGFKLRETQNLSEAALSKLYKAPDTSKLRDIGEASYGVRALKDDGTLPTKAETVHGPDDRVQITNTTIYPWRAIASLLITARDGSQWIGTGWFIGPHTLMTAGHVVFIKNSGVAGRDGWVRSIQVMPGRNGASLPYGSVTSTNFRSVTNWTNNGDENFDYGAIIIPTNLGNTTGWFGFGIYSDADLLNTVGNISGYPGDKPGGTQWFDARRIASVNSRKVYYDIDTAGGQSGSAVYRLVNGARYAFAIHAYGGATTNSGTRIVQDVYNNMVSWKA; from the coding sequence ATGGATACCCTTCTGCAAGACAAAGAACCCGTAACTATCCCCAGTGTAGGCAAGCCTATGAATGGCCACACGCCCGTCTCTAACTTATCGGAAGAGGCAACCCAGGAGGCCGCGCAAGCCCCCGCCGGGCGGGCCCTGCCTTCCAGCCCACCCGCCGAAGGCACGAATCCTCAAACCATACAACCGGGCAAAGATGGCGTGGAAGCGGTAAGTGGCTTCAAGCTGCGCGAAACGCAAAACCTGAGCGAAGCAGCCCTCAGCAAGCTCTACAAGGCTCCCGATACCAGCAAACTGCGCGATATTGGCGAGGCTTCATACGGTGTGCGTGCGCTCAAAGACGATGGCACGCTTCCGACCAAAGCCGAAACCGTACACGGCCCCGACGACCGGGTGCAAATCACGAACACGACTATTTATCCGTGGCGAGCCATTGCTTCACTCCTGATTACGGCCCGCGATGGTTCGCAGTGGATCGGCACTGGCTGGTTCATTGGGCCACACACGCTCATGACGGCGGGCCACGTCGTATTCATTAAAAACAGCGGCGTGGCTGGGCGCGACGGCTGGGTGCGCAGCATCCAGGTGATGCCCGGCCGCAACGGCGCCTCGTTGCCCTACGGCTCCGTGACGAGCACCAACTTCCGCTCCGTAACCAACTGGACGAACAACGGCGACGAGAATTTTGACTACGGTGCCATCATCATTCCCACGAACCTAGGCAATACTACGGGTTGGTTTGGGTTTGGCATCTACTCCGATGCGGATCTTCTGAACACCGTGGGCAATATTTCCGGCTACCCCGGCGACAAGCCCGGCGGCACGCAATGGTTTGATGCCCGGCGCATTGCCTCCGTCAATAGCCGCAAAGTGTACTACGACATCGACACGGCTGGTGGACAAAGCGGCAGCGCTGTATACCGGCTCGTGAACGGGGCTCGTTATGCCTTTGCTATTCATGCGTACGGCGGCGCTACCACCAACTCCGGTACGCGCATTGTGCAGGATGTTTACAACAATATGGTTAGCTGGAAAGCGTAG
- a CDS encoding carboxypeptidase-like regulatory domain-containing protein, producing MTSKSYLIAGRVHEPNGTPAIGARIYFLAAPVAVADMALITDQNGQFTLPAPAPGTYRIGCTADGFAPATVTVKVAEEDARVEIELRH from the coding sequence ATGACCAGCAAATCTTACCTTATCGCCGGGCGGGTGCACGAACCGAATGGGACACCTGCCATTGGAGCACGCATCTACTTCCTGGCAGCACCAGTTGCCGTAGCCGATATGGCGCTCATCACGGACCAGAACGGCCAGTTTACGCTTCCCGCGCCTGCCCCAGGCACCTACCGGATTGGCTGCACCGCCGACGGTTTTGCGCCAGCCACTGTCACGGTTAAGGTTGCGGAGGAAGATGCACGCGTAGAAATAGAACTGCGGCACTAG
- a CDS encoding AMP-binding protein, with protein sequence MTASLVPDSLLLNGRVFRYADLQQYPLDSPTDLNGYEAKVLDFCRQWLNGTLLFDLHTSGSTGTPQLIQMERRQLEASARRTCEYFDLGAGDRELVCLNCESVGGLMMLVRGLEHQMHLTIVEPNANPLVQVEPNAKFDFASFVPLQLRTLLDRDFTAQLNQMKVILVGGATVESTLERAIQELTVPVYHTYGMTETASHIALRRINGPEASPYYRVLPGIHVELDARGCLAIRGDVTADQLITTNDRVRLVDEHTFEWLGRADFVINSGGVKVQAEKVEKVLEVALAELGLPIRRAFVAGQPDDRLGEQVTAFLEGEALTDAQTQQLQQLLATRLDRYERPRAFVYAPQFQATASGKLDRLGTIGYLANATPPSQTEPGQPKSA encoded by the coding sequence ATGACTGCTTCTCTCGTCCCCGATTCACTGCTGCTGAATGGCCGTGTGTTTCGCTACGCCGACCTTCAACAATACCCACTCGACAGTCCTACCGACCTTAATGGCTACGAAGCAAAAGTGCTGGACTTCTGCCGGCAGTGGCTCAATGGTACTCTTCTGTTTGACCTACATACGTCGGGTTCAACGGGCACGCCGCAGCTTATCCAGATGGAGCGACGGCAGCTAGAAGCCAGTGCGCGGCGCACGTGCGAGTACTTCGACCTAGGTGCCGGCGACCGGGAGCTGGTGTGCCTAAACTGCGAATCGGTGGGTGGTCTGATGATGCTAGTGCGCGGCCTGGAGCATCAAATGCACCTGACCATCGTGGAACCGAACGCCAACCCATTGGTGCAAGTAGAACCGAACGCCAAATTCGACTTTGCTTCTTTTGTGCCGTTACAGCTTCGCACGCTCTTAGATCGTGACTTCACAGCGCAGCTCAACCAGATGAAGGTCATTCTAGTAGGTGGCGCAACGGTAGAAAGCACGCTGGAACGCGCTATTCAGGAGCTAACCGTGCCCGTGTACCACACCTACGGCATGACGGAAACCGCCTCGCACATTGCGCTGCGGCGCATCAACGGCCCTGAAGCCTCGCCTTATTACCGGGTGCTGCCAGGTATTCACGTAGAGCTTGATGCTCGTGGCTGCCTGGCTATTCGGGGCGATGTAACAGCCGATCAGCTTATTACCACCAACGACCGGGTGCGCCTCGTAGACGAGCACACCTTTGAGTGGCTCGGCCGCGCCGACTTTGTGATTAACTCGGGCGGGGTGAAAGTGCAGGCCGAAAAGGTAGAGAAGGTGCTGGAAGTGGCGCTAGCCGAGCTAGGGCTACCCATTCGGCGAGCCTTTGTAGCGGGCCAACCGGATGACCGCCTAGGCGAGCAAGTAACCGCGTTCCTAGAAGGCGAAGCTCTCACCGATGCACAAACCCAGCAGCTACAACAACTACTCGCCACGCGCCTCGACCGCTACGAACGGCCGCGCGCGTTCGTTTACGCGCCGCAGTTTCAGGCCACTGCTTCTGGCAAGCTTGACCGGCTAGGCACGATTGGGTATTTAGCGAATGCTACCCCACCAAGCCAGACAGAACCTGGCCAACCTAAGTCGGCGTAG
- a CDS encoding lipase maturation factor family protein, with product MTSESSEATRALGTPPTYWLTRFVLLRLLGAIYAMAFLVAINQIVPLIGANGLLPVGLYLKQVSAALGSDSAGFLRLPSVFWFGHSDAALLTAAWIGFVLSCVVVAGFTNALLLAVLWFLYMSFVHVGQEWYGYGWEIQLLETGFLAIFLCPLLDMRPFPRYAPPMPIIVLFRWLIFRIMLGAGLIKVRGDEVWRNSTALFYHFETQPIPGPLSRWFHFMPRIMLKIGVWFNWLAELAAPLFAFGPRFARHVAGVVMILFQLNLIVSGNLSFLNWLTIVPALACLDDGFWSRILPSWFVRKAEVAAANAEESKPMLVTAWVVTALITVLSIQPALNIVSPGQIMNTSFDPLDLVNTYGAFGSVGRERLNVVFEGTDDDNPSDQANWQPYRYKGLPVLLDQQPPQVAPYQLRLDWQMWFASMASVNEYPWTLNLVWKLLHNDPKIVGLFADNPFPHKPPRYIRAVLYRYRFAEPNNRQGLWWHRELVSMWIPPLSANNPQLVEYLKSIGWTP from the coding sequence ATGACTAGCGAATCGTCAGAAGCTACTCGTGCACTAGGCACCCCTCCCACTTACTGGCTCACTCGCTTTGTGCTGCTACGGTTGCTGGGCGCCATCTACGCCATGGCCTTTTTGGTGGCTATCAACCAGATTGTTCCACTGATTGGTGCGAACGGACTCCTGCCGGTTGGGCTGTATCTGAAGCAGGTGAGTGCGGCGCTAGGTTCCGATAGCGCAGGTTTTCTGCGCCTACCGTCTGTCTTCTGGTTTGGGCACTCGGATGCGGCACTACTGACGGCTGCTTGGATTGGGTTTGTACTTTCCTGCGTGGTGGTGGCGGGCTTCACCAACGCGCTGCTGCTAGCGGTGCTTTGGTTTCTGTACATGTCTTTTGTGCACGTGGGTCAGGAATGGTACGGCTACGGCTGGGAGATTCAACTGCTCGAAACCGGATTTCTGGCCATCTTTCTTTGTCCGTTGCTCGATATGCGACCCTTCCCGCGGTACGCGCCACCTATGCCGATCATTGTGCTGTTTCGGTGGTTAATTTTCCGCATTATGCTCGGGGCTGGTCTAATCAAAGTGCGCGGAGATGAGGTGTGGCGCAACAGTACCGCGCTCTTTTACCACTTCGAAACACAGCCTATTCCGGGACCGCTGAGCCGGTGGTTTCATTTTATGCCGCGCATCATGCTCAAGATTGGCGTTTGGTTTAACTGGCTGGCTGAGCTAGCCGCGCCGCTGTTTGCCTTCGGGCCTAGGTTTGCCCGGCATGTTGCGGGCGTAGTGATGATCCTATTTCAGCTCAACCTTATCGTTAGCGGCAACCTTTCATTCCTGAACTGGCTGACGATCGTTCCAGCCCTGGCTTGCTTGGATGATGGTTTTTGGTCTAGAATTCTCCCAAGTTGGTTCGTGCGGAAAGCTGAAGTTGCGGCTGCCAATGCTGAAGAATCAAAGCCGATGCTTGTCACGGCCTGGGTCGTGACGGCGCTGATTACTGTTCTGAGTATTCAGCCAGCCCTGAATATTGTCTCGCCGGGGCAAATCATGAATACCTCCTTCGATCCGCTGGACTTGGTGAATACCTACGGGGCTTTCGGCTCGGTGGGACGGGAACGGCTGAACGTGGTGTTTGAAGGCACCGACGATGATAACCCCAGCGACCAAGCTAACTGGCAGCCCTATCGTTACAAAGGCCTGCCGGTGCTACTCGACCAACAGCCGCCGCAAGTTGCTCCTTACCAACTGCGTCTCGACTGGCAAATGTGGTTTGCCTCGATGGCGTCGGTCAACGAATATCCCTGGACGTTGAATCTCGTGTGGAAGCTCCTTCACAACGACCCCAAAATAGTCGGTTTGTTTGCCGACAACCCCTTCCCTCATAAGCCGCCGCGCTACATCCGGGCGGTGCTGTACCGCTACAGGTTTGCTGAGCCAAACAATCGGCAAGGCCTCTGGTGGCATCGGGAACTGGTGAGCATGTGGATTCCGCCGCTTTCCGCCAATAATCCGCAATTAGTTGAGTACCTGAAAAGCATCGGCTGGACACCGTAG
- a CDS encoding potassium transporter KefB: MYNSNELQRPLHTAPLSKRALQGAAIAFVLIAIFLLKAGEPNPAWPRFWQIRPLVVVPLAGAMGGVCYYLLDYLRYRGGWRKVVAIVLSLLVYIVGLWLGTVLAGTMWD, translated from the coding sequence ATGTACAACTCAAACGAACTACAGCGTCCGCTGCATACGGCGCCCCTTAGCAAACGCGCCCTACAGGGTGCCGCGATTGCCTTTGTACTAATTGCCATTTTCCTGCTGAAAGCCGGAGAACCTAACCCCGCCTGGCCTAGGTTCTGGCAGATTAGACCACTTGTGGTAGTACCACTGGCTGGTGCAATGGGCGGCGTTTGCTACTACCTGCTAGATTATCTGCGCTACCGGGGCGGCTGGCGCAAAGTAGTCGCCATTGTGCTGAGCTTGCTGGTGTACATCGTGGGGCTGTGGCTTGGTACTGTCCTAGCTGGCACCATGTGGGACTAA